The Solanum pennellii chromosome 7, SPENNV200 DNA segment tacaaattcaaattgtatataatttctctttttctcgttttatacaattcgattcaattgtatataaattcaaattttatacagataCATAAAACACATACAATCGAATTGAGAGGCTAAcaacaatttatacaaatgagaggctaacaacaatttatacaaatggTCTGCCAGCGAAATTATACAAATCTGAAGAGGaaccaacgaattatacaattgcttctttgtatatatgtatagcgaaatagaCATAACTTtcagttgtatatgtataatgaattacacatatatatgtttgttatagAGCGCAATTACgtaaactttgctatagcatacaaatttaaattttatttttgctatatgtgaaatctgcctttttttaatatctaataatttaaaatatctaatctaatttagtttaaaaaataattaaatcaactctaaaaaaataaaacgtGGCAAttatttaaaagggaaaaaagtatttatttttagttttcataCTCAAGGATCCTTTTTCTGAGAAATTGTTAAGAAGGTCCAATGAAATTTATTCAGTATTTATTAGTAATGTGGATACACAACCAATgatcaatttttatttcttcaaactGCATCATATTCACTTTCTCACGATATCTCTAAATTGATTGCTTCCTCCCTTTTAAGAAAAGTggtatttcaatattttttaaaagaggaataatgttttatatatttaagaaGATATTAATGCTTATATTTTTTAGAGAGAGTTctatataatttgaaaattacaaaAGAGGCAATTATATCatgtttacaaaaatattctccatattttttaatatttacatttttagaGATAATTATATCTTTAATCATGGTTATacgtatatataaaaattaatacaaaactGAAGAATCGTTTGATAGCTGGATTAGGTTTctgttatttatatttaatttttttgtatgacTTATATGAAGTTTATTAGGTAGATATGAAATAATACAACGTTTGTGTTATTTATGTGAAGTTTAGTTGTTAATTTTGAAGcttacataattaatatatgtataaatattatgtattattttatgtaggATATTTAGAAGGtggaataattaatatataaataaatcaatttctaCATAAAATGATACACCTAACTGATCTTTGCATTAGTGATACATATATAACTCTAATCAGATATCAAAGGACGTCGATTAGATTGTGACATACACATGATAACGTGGAAAGTTACAAAACCAAGAAGAAGTCACGTTTACATGTCTTAAATTCAATAACTATTAATTAGATGACTCATAGTGGAGCCTTTTTTCCATCTCTTTTTACTTGCTAGATTTAGACTAATGTATTGTCACCTCAATATTCCTTTTACGTAATTCCAAACCCAAAACTTCTACTTTCAACTACTGCCTTTAATTTCCATGCATTTGCATCAACAGACTTTGATTTTATCAATGTATAgctttttctttgttaaaaaagtcaaatagaaaaaagaaaaaaaaagagtcagAATTGATTTTAAAACGATAAAAGGAGTCGCGAAAAATGGAACGTAATTGAGATAAGTGTGTTACGCTCCAAAATTAGAGAGGGGATCTAGGGTTTGTTAAACCAACTCAATATCTAGCTAGATGATTGATGATAGATAGTTTCACTGTACAATTTTTAATAAGACTTAGGTCATCTGTAATCACTTAAAGTTGTCCGTATAATTCGTTTAAACACATCAACTAATGTTTGTTTTTATTGAATATCTATACCCCTcaaattgatatatatttaacacttttttgataatcaatcaaaatatgatATGTGTGTACTACACTTGCTCTGACATGACAATCAGTGGCGGATTCAAGATATCCGTTGAGGGGATTCGGGAAAAAAAGAGAGTAGTGATTTGAGCCCCTAAATTACTAAATCAACCTCTATTCTTATATTCAGGAGGTTCAGAATcaatatatatgcataaaagATCTTTAATATgtcttaaatatataatataattttttatcgaGGTTCAGGTGAACCCCCTCAGCATACTTTAGGTGTACAATTTTATGTCTAATAAGaataatttttcaacaaataaggtattaaatagaaataaagataaatttagataatcaaatgaaacgTATAAATAACTTTAAGAAATTGTATAGAACGATGAAAACAACGATATATGCATAAGAAAATGTTGGAATCACTAAAAATGATTTATTGGTTAGGTCAATAGCAATAATTACTCTGCAAAAAGATAAACCCTAATGTTGGAATTCCTCAAAGAATAACATCTCCAAAACTAAAACTAAGATTTATTTTGGATCCCTATCAGTataaaatactttatattattttatattcaacttttacttttgttctttatttGCTAAATTAATAGTTGACTATTAAAACAAAAGTTCCTAGCAAGACCTTCTTAGCAAAAGTCATCTCACATTGATTATGGTCATATTAATCTTTCTTTCATTAATTGTTATATTAATATTCAAAGGCGAATTCAGAATTTGAAGATAAGGAGTACATTATTAAGAGtgacttaagggtaaggttaGGAGTGACACAAGGTTAACGTTAGCAACATACACAAAAtgcaatatctttcttcatattATACTCCAATCTAGAAAATAAACTCTTAATCCATGTTTTACAAAATCGATGTATTTTTCGTTCCGAATCTAGTTTGAGaatattcattatcattaatATTCAATTGACAAGACGCTTGTTGAATATAGTGTTTTTCACTTCATCTCGTATTCTAGGGCTATATTTAGCAATAAATATTCTTTCTCCAGGATCTGTTTAAGTGATTGAAAATCAAACCCATCTATAAAACGCGAAAAAAATTTCTCTAAAACTAACACTTGgttaaaataactatttttcgTTAAAAATTTATCCATCTCAAAACACaacaatcaaaatcaaattatttgtaaaaaaatagcCTAATAAGGAAAAACTTACTAATTTACGCAGGGATAATAGGAGTAGGACTTTAATTTTGAagtctaatattttatttagaattgtgTTAGAggaaattatttgtttttaaattcaattagaAAGGAATGGAATCGGATGACAAAAAAGGATAGTTAAGAAAGGGGGTGGGGCCAAATGAGAAGGCAAGAATGAATTTTAAGTTGGGGTTGGTTCTTTGCCAcaaatcacttttttttatatatatattctttggAATTTCTAAGAAAGTATGAAATGTATCTCACAatgaaatttgattgaaatgaagaaggagaaaattaaacaaGCTTTTGACTTAGAAGGGAAACGAGAAAGCTTTTGGATTTATATTTTAGTGAAACTCAGAGTTAAGGACTATATAGATCATGCAAAATACATTAAGGACTATATGGATCATGCAAAATGTATTAACGATCAAAATAAAACACTTCTCATACTTTAAGGACCATTTTGACCATTTTTCTCAAAGAAAAGGCTTTCAAATTCAAAGTTAAAAGATTGTTGTCTCCACTGGCGATCAAACTCGCGCAGTCACACAAAAAGCTGGTGCGTTTAACCAGTGCACCCAAAATAACTTTTAATTGTTAAGATAcacaattaaatatatgtacattttattaataatttatatatatatatacataatttttttaaaaaaagttatcgAGTGGCACGTGAACCCTCGTGGGTGCATGTAGATCCCCCCTGttaacatcatatcatatacataatacattGGACGCAAGATTCATACGTTTTATTGACGTATATATAGTTTAATTTGTACCAATCAACACGCCTTTAATTATTGGACTTAGTGCTAATTTActttgtcatatttatattgACTCTTTCTACTTCATGTATGAACAAATACCAAGTTATGTCCGACCATGTGATATACAAAGTATTGTTTTTTGCGttcgttcatttttatttgttcacattaaattttatatatttttaagaaatgaaaattGATATGATAAATTAAGTACAATTACTATAATactcatatttaaaaaaataatttggaaaataaataactaatgcGCTAAGTATCCCCACCACGGGAAATATATgctaaaaaacataattttccGACTTATTATTCGTCGATGCAGCTCACTAGGatcttaaacatatcatatgaaaagttaaaagttaaaaatgttGACAAAAATAACCATCTTTTTTTAATACGTTAAAGtactttataaataaaaaaacatttatatttgaaatatttaatggACAAGAAAAAGTAAATCGGAGGAAAGTAATATTAAACTATATAATTAGCTAAAAGACGACCGTTAGAAATGTGTTTCTtgccatgtaaatttcttcttaatttccattcaaaaattatgtatttttttccaTCTATCCAGCTTGTATAAATAAGGCATtttaattacaatatttttcaaGCTACTCTAAATCAATTTCTCATATATTTTGCTAATTGGTACGTTAAATTATTGTCACTTTGATTAATTAGCTTAACAAAAACTTATTTCCTAGTTGTTTATAACTTAAAATAGTTTCAAGTATTTTgcaaatatatatacttatgaaagtttgtaatttttatttattttctctactGATTTGCATATGCGTCTCCACGTGTCATTTGATCAGctcattaaaattttcataataaatcATATCCAATTTTACCATATACTCTGAGGTACTAGACCATATTACTCTCGtcgtttcattttatatgtcacaATATTTAATCTGTTaagagaaaattttatatttagaaataatttaattttaaatttgtcattttattattaatagcCAGATATCCACCAAAATCTTATAGTATgtcaaaaatatacaaatttagaAAATCTTCTTTACCTTTTTGGTTGTGCATGGTAAATTTCGAAttagattttataaaatttaaattctgaatctcgtatattaaaaatataataatttaaaagatcaTCTTACTTATTTGGATATGCATGGTAAATTTCgaatcaaattttataaaaattttaaatctgtCTCTAAATATTATCGAGTACGATTTAAGCTATAGCTTATTTTACAATATATTTGTTGCTCTTGGAAAGATTCTTTAGAACTGAGTCTAACCTAAGAAGTAGTGAGGGGCATGCAACGAATTTGATTGTATATatctttacttatttttttaaagaaaaatatcatatttaattatgattagcatttaattaaatagttcagatttcttttcctaattatattttcttttgttgtttgaaAAGCTCATAATTAATGGATTCTTTTGAAGAGGCATCAATTGACATGAAAATGGAAATATTTGAGGCAATTGAAGATAATTATGGAGGAGTTATTGTGAACATGAAGAAAGAAGAGTCTATggattttcttaaatttcatactATGCTCAAGGCTTCCATTTCTCATTGGAGGATAAAggtatatatctatatatatttgatatttaatcGATCGTAATATTTGAGtttataatagtaaattattaattcaaattaaatatataaatatagtttgatttaattgtattcCATAGCAGACTGTTGCTATTTTCGTCTCTCTCCCTGGTAGAATCTCACTCGCCACTTGGcaatcttgctcgcctctcttgcttttataaaaacacaaatgtataaaatccGTTTGTGTTATAAAGCgagataaaattttataatataaatacattttcgTTCCCCTATCTCCccctcccagatctcgctcgtcactctcccaaatctcgcttgccactctcACTcgtctctctcactttatacaaacacaaatatatatatatatatatattgtcacgacccaaaaccgagccgcgactggcacccacacttaccctcccatgtgagcgaaccaaccaatctaaaccctaacatttcaatttaatatcaacagaaagtaatgcggaagacttaaactcattaataaaagacagttcaataacttctaaaattcaacatctattattccccaaaatctggaagtcatcaccacaagaacatctatgatcaaattactaaactaggAGTactctaagaagctaaaataaacaaaagctagtccatgNNNNNNNNNNNNNNNNNNNNNNNNNNNNNNNNNNNNNNNNNNNNNNNNNNNNNNNNNNNNNNNNNNNNNNNNNNNNNNNNNNNNNNNNNNNNNNNNNNNNNNNNNNNNNNNNNNNNNNNNNNNNNNNNNNNNNNNNNNNNNNNNNNNNNNNNNNNNNNNNNNNNNNNNNNNNNNNNNNNNNNNNNNNNNNNNNNNNNNNNNNNNNNNNNNNNNNNNNNNNNNNNNNNNNNNNNNNNNNNNNNNNNNNNNNNNNNNNNNNNNNNNNNNNNNNNNNNNNNNNNNNNNNNNNNNNNNNNNNNNNNNNNNNNNNNNNNNNNNNNNNNNNNNNNNNNNNNNNNNNNNNNNNNNNNNNNNNNNNNNNNNNNNNNNNNNNNNNNNNNNNNNNNNNNNNNNNNNNNNNNNNNNNNNNNNNNNNNNNNNNNNNNNNNNNNNNNNNNNNNNNNNNNNNNNNNNNNNNNNNNNNNNNNNNNNNNNNNNNNNNNNNNNNNNNNNNNNNNNNNNNNNNNNNNNNNNNNNNNNNNNNNNNNNNNNNNNNNNNNNNNNNNNNNNNNNNNNNNNNNNNNNNNNNNNNNNNNNNNNNNNNNNNNNNNNNNNNNNNNNNNNNNNNNNNNNNNNNNNNNNNNNNNNNNNNNNNNNNNNNNNNNNNNNNNNNNNNNNNNNNNNNNNNNNNNNNNNNNNNNNNNNNNNNNNNNNNNNNNNNNNNNNNNNNNNNNNNNNNNNNNNNNNNNNNNNNNNNNNNNNNNNNNNNNNNNNNNNNNNNNNNNNNNNNNNNNNNNNNNNNNNNNNNNNNNNNNNNNNNNNNNNNNNNNNNNNNNNNNNNNNNNNNNNNNNNNNNNNNNNNNNNNNNNNNNNNNNNNNNNNNNNNNNNNNNNNNNNNNNNNNNNNNNNNNNNNNNNNNNNNNNNNNNNNNNNNNNNNNNNNNNNNNNNNNNNNNNNNNNNNNNNNNNNNNNNNNNNNNNNNNNNNNNNNNNNNNNNNNNNNNNNNNNNNNNNNNNNNNNNNNNNNNNNNNNNNNNNNNNNNNNNNNNNNNNNNNNNNNNNNNNNNNNNNNNNNNNNNNNNNNNNNNNNNNNNNNNNNNNNNNNNNNNNNNNNNNNNNNNNNNNNNNNNNNNNNNNNNNNNNNNNNNNNNNNNNNNNNNNNNNNNNNNNNNNNNNNNNNNNNNNNNNNNNNNNNNNNNNNNNNNNNNNNNNNNNNNNNNNNNNNNNNNNNNNNNNNNNNNNNNNNNNNNNNNNNNNNNNNNNNNNNNNNNNNNNNNNNNNNNNNNNNNNNNNNNNNNNNNNNNNNNNNNNNNNNttcgtgatcaagcaagcaaatcctcaaaatccttgctatcctcttcgtttctctctctctctctactcgttctccctctctttctgttctttttctttttcttatccaaatcctctttcttttaccctaattagcatataattaagtataaagacggcaataatatcccactaattaactcaaggttacctcctttaacccccaagtaattagacttattaacattaacccactaactttataattaaagcaggattagtccaaaacgccccttaacttactaacagaaatccgacccagcctgggatttacgcagtctgtgacgggccgtcgtgcctgcgacggtccgtcctgctgctccgtcacagagttcagagactcaattccactaaagggtctgtgacggtccgtcgtgcccacgacggtccgtcctgccattccgttacgaagttcagagagtcgatttcagtacccaaatttcagaattctaagtgttttggaacgagactccctcgacggtccgtcgtgcccatgacggtccgtcgtgggttccgtcgtctcagccagtttttccagaaataaaatctgcagctcaaaacgactaaacaggtcgttacatatatatatatatatacattgagtttgtgtttgtataaagggagagaaaattgtatatacaaatacaaatgcatatattttcgtcctatacacttattaTTATACAACTACGATCTTCTCCTGCccagttttcttttgtctttctctctttctcgctttatacaaacacaaattatacagttgattcttttgtatatgtataccgaaacagattatacaattgcttcttttgtatatgtgtaTAGCGAAATAGCCACAaccttttgtatatatgtatagtgaAACAACTACAACCTTTCGTATACATGTATAGCGAAATAGCATAGCAAAGTTTGCTATGAAGcgtaattatgcaaactatagctataaaaaatatatatagtttttgtatttgctatatgtgacaGTTGCtcatttatttaatcatattgaCTAGTAACCTAGAACCAGtgataaattgatatttatatgGACTACTAATTATCATTAAAGAGGATGAGTGAGTCtcaacaaatatttaaattacaaacGCTTGCAACTTAAAAACTAAGCATGACATGATTGTTCAATTGAACTTCCTAATACATAATAAGTAGATAGAATAACCTGctataacaaattaaattatattatcgACCAGTCATCGATAACGAAAATCTcactaattttaattaatttttgttatttttcctttgattttGATGGTCAGGGAAAGAAGGGTGTTTGGATTAAGTTACCTATAGAACTTGCTCATCTTGTTGATGCAGCAGTAAAGGTataattattcatgaaaataactcataatttattattaagattagattattttaaattcatataaatatatgcttaattaatatgataaattaaataaatgtagGAGGGATTTTGGTATCATCATGCAGAGGCAACATATTTGATGCTTGTTTATTGGATTCCTCGTGAAATTCCTCATACTTTTCCTGCTAATGCTTCTCATCGTATTGGTATCGGTGCTTTCGTCCTCGATCAAGATGGACAGGTtcgttaaaattttaattatgatataattaacttgatacgaagtttaagaaaaaataattttttttttaaatttatgatttcgAACATGCTAAAGTATATTAAGGTCTTTAAATATGTTATACGATTATATTTCCTCTATCCACAAATGTTTGTCAGGTAAGGTCATGCACTCCCCTTAAGGAAAATTTAATACAAGTCGTAATACGATTAATATAACCCTACTATATCAAGAATGTCAAAAGTTTACATAACCTTTCAATTGAACAAAATTGAGTAATTATTAAGGgcagaattgaaaaaaatgactaattatttcttgattgtGTAAATTCACAATTAATTTTGGacatctatttttagtataccAGTCAAACAATTGTGGATTGATGGAGCGCAAATTTACTCCTtttgtcccattttatgtgacacttttcgtTTTTCGAAAGTCAAACAGTTTAACTTTAGCTGCGCATTTACGTATggaatttttaatttctttgaaataaaatttatatatttgtaaactacgtaaagaATAATATAAGTTACAATAATGaatgattcaaaatgttaagagaatttataaaaaaacttaccgttaaaagatatatttttaaatttaatttaaaatatgacaTTGGCAGGTACTTGTAGTTAAAGAGAAATCTGGAAATATGACTGGGACCTGGAAGCTTCCTACTGGTGTTGTTGATgaggttaaattttttttatattttttccctttttctcattattacctttttttttttaatttatattattattgttatgacATTGGCATGTGTTCACATTTTTTTATAGTATTAAATTTTTTCCTAATCATTTCCATTCATAGATCTACTAACGGAACGAGAATTTTATTAGCTAAATTGATTGATTATCTAAAGTTTAAATAGTAAAATTcgttatttattataataaaaataatttttagcagcattaaatattaatattaacaaaGAGTGTTGAAGTCTTACCGACATTAGTTAGGTGCCATTAGAACCAATATCGCTAAAGAGTTTAGGAACATATACATTAATCATCGCTAAAAAATACTTATTGAGTGACAATTAAGAATTAGTTGTCgctaataatcatttttgatataatgattaATTCTACTTAGTGttctaatatattattattaagaaaGTTATTAGTGATTTAGCGATGAAGTTCGTAgcgaattattttatttttttttaacgaaTTTTACTAATTGTAGGGGGAGGATCTATGTATGGCAGCCGTTAGAGAAGTGAAAGAAGAGACAGGAGTAAGTATATATACACTACTaaattcttctcttttttttttttgaaaaataaaataaaatattgtgcTAGAAAACTAATAtagaacctttttttttttatagattgaGACAGAATTTGTTGAACTTCTTGCCTTTAGGTATGAATATCCATCCATTTTTCAATCATTTGAAACTCGAAAGTATAgtgtaaattatattttgataaaatgtcaatataagttaattaaaatacaatatttccATGCAGACAAAGTCACAAATCATTCTTTGGAAAATCAGATTTGTTCTTCATATGCATGTTGAAACCACTTAATTTCACTATCAACAAGCAAGATGCTGAGATTGAGGAAGCtaaggtatatatatacatttactCACGCTGGTTCAATTTATATGTCGTACTTTCCTTTTAGTTGGTTTTCGAAAAcgtaacttttatatatattagtagTTTCTTTGTCCTAATTTGAGTATTATTGTTTAATTGAAtacgaagtttaagaaataaaaagaaatttttgaatCTTATATATTGTCTTGAATTAAAGATATGTATATAGTCTTTTAAATCTTATGGCCTTAAACTTACCATGTAATTAGATGTTGGATATGGAAAGAGAGATACTCTTTTTTAGACAAACcagaaataatataataagacATTTAAATTGAGTAACAATTGTTAATGACATATTCTAATATCTCATCTGGTATATGTTTAAGACTATAACATTCAAAGTGCGTTTTAATACATTACACACGTGTTTAATttcaaatcataaaatttaaaagtctttCTACTATTCTAATATCTGTATCTATTAAAACTAAGATACGTAAAATGAAACTGAGGTagaaactgttttttttttttttttttgtagtggaTGTCAATGGAAGAATATGCAAGTCAATCAAAGGTGAACCAAAGTGAACTCTCTAAAATGATAGCCAATATATGTATAGCCAAGAAAGAGGAACAATACACTGGCTTCTCTGCTCTTATTACAACTAGTGGACATTCTGCCAAGAAGTGCTATTTATACTCTAATAATATATAGTATATGATactcataataataaaaaactcATCCTTTATGCATATGTTTGCAATAAGAATAATGTTTGTAATAAGATTTTTCCATTTGGAAGAATTAAGATTCTAGTTTGTTTGATCATATATAATGTTTTGGCAATATATAAGCCATATTGATATTTGGTTCTTGGATATGTTTGaagtaattatatttatgtatgttttccactttgtttcctttttttttgtttggataATTCGATGTACTGTTTTTACAATCACTAGCAATTTGCTACATGATCTACTTGTTATGTATATGAAGTAttgtttactaaaaaaaaaaaatactagttAATTACTATAGtgaaatttttaataagttaCGTATATTATCAAAATCACTCAGCTAGAAAAAACTAGAAGATTAAGGGTAGCTAAGTTCATAATATTTTGGTCTATAgtgtattatgttttttttatacttttttgaaCTTGCGATCTTAAAGTTATAAGCAAAGGAGTAATATTTAACATGTGGAGTTGCAATTTGAATCTCAAAGTTAGAACCAAAACTCATTGAATCTTAAAATTAGATAAGTATAATCCACGCCAAATTTGTTCTTGCTCAACGAGTTGTGTTATAGAAATAACAGGAAAAGAgtcaaaaatattcttaaactatctaaaatagctcatatatattgttaaattatattttggctcaaaactaTCCTTTCCGTTatactattgggtcaaaagtacccttcttaTTAATGGAAAAtgttaaatgccatgtggatgccatatggatgccacattgcatgCCAATAGGATTCCACTGCCACGTAGATTAAATAGAAAGgttcaaaaatacccttaaactatccgaaatagctcatatttacccttaaactatatttcggctcaaaactatccttcccgtcaaactattgggtcaaaaatgACCTTATTAGTgaaagttgttaaattccaCATTTGCCACattgactaaatccctaaatcttaattactcattttcccctcatttcattattttctagaAACGATTTCACCCCTTCtccctcatttcgcggctaaggtttcacagttttcttcatcgctgggtttcaaagtggatattcgtgGTTATATgttagaaatttttttcttattttattgtgtttacaATCACGaaaatccactttgaaactcagtTCCGAAGAAAGTTACGCAACCTTGGCCGCGAATGAcgggaaagttgtgaaattctaactatcatactttgaaatcgtaaatgtaataaaataagaaaaaatatttactaacctacaaccatgaatatccactttgaaactcagGCCCCAAGAAAGCTACGAAGCCTTAGCTGCGAAATTAGGGAAAAGTTTTGAAATCCTAActatcatactttgaaatcgtaaacataataaaataagaaaaaatatttactaacctacaagCATGAATATCTACTTTGAAACTCAGCCACAAAGAAAAGTATGAAACCCtagccgcgaaatgagggaGAACGGGTGAATATATCATCtctgaaataataaaatgaggGGGGAAGTGATTAGAATTTATGGATTTAGTCTATGTGGTAGTGGAACCTTATTGAcatgcaatgtggcatccacatTGCATTTAACAACTTCTATTGATAAGAAGGGTACCTTTGATCCAATAGTTTGAcaggaagggtagttttgagccgaaatatagttgaagggtaaatatgagctatttcgaatagtttaagggtatttttgactcTTTCTATTTAGTCTACGTGGCAGTGGAATCCTATTGGcatgcaatgtggcatccaTATGACATCCACgtggcatttaacaacttccaTTAATAAGAATAGTACTTTTGACCCAATTGTATAACGAAAAGGATTGTTTTGAgccaaaataaagtttaagggtatatatgaactatttcgaatagtttaagggTACTTTTGATCCTTTTCTATAGTAATAATTTGACAATCATGGGAATGGACACACCTCTCATATTTCGAGGCTAAATTGATTAAGAAAGAATTACTCTCTGtcgatttttatttgttatgttgcgctttcgaaagtcaatttgataaattttcaaagttaaattagattatattaatttgatatttaaataaaaactttacatattcaaaaattatacaaagagtactataaattgcaatttttgcatatcaatatgatgaaaaaatatatcataaaatgttagtcaaagatTTTATCATTTCACTCTATA contains these protein-coding regions:
- the LOC107025516 gene encoding nudix hydrolase 2-like → MDSFEEASIDMKMEIFEAIEDNYGGVIVNMKKEESMDFLKFHTMLKASISHWRIKGKKGVWIKLPIELAHLVDAAVKEGFWYHHAEATYLMLVYWIPREIPHTFPANASHRIGIGAFVLDQDGQVLVVKEKSGNMTGTWKLPTGVVDEGEDLCMAAVREVKEETGIETEFVELLAFRQSHKSFFGKSDLFFICMLKPLNFTINKQDAEIEEAKWMSMEEYASQSKVNQSELSKMIANICIAKKEEQYTGFSALITTSGHSAKKCYLYSNNI